The stretch of DNA AGGAATTCTTTTCTTATTATTTCCCATTAAAAGTTCAAATTTATTAGCAGGCAGTTCAGCGGGAATTTATGCATTATTATTTGCTGTAATTAGTTATAATCCAAAATTACCGGTACGAATGGTCTTAATTCCTTCTTCTTTTCCTATTCTTTATTTTGGATATGTATTTATAGGAATTGATCTTTTACAAATTATCTTAAAAAGCTCGAATTTGGGTGGAAGCATTTCTCATTTGGGTGGAATGGCATTTGGATATTTGTACATGAAACAATTTGAAAAAGGAAACGATTTTTTAGGAAATATTGTTTCAAAAGGGTTAAATTTATTTAGTCAAAAAGAACGTAAAACAACGTTTAAAACCTATAAGAATAAACATACAACAACAAATCAAACTAAACCAAAAACCGATTACGAATTCAATCATCAAAAGATTGAAAAACAAAAAAGAATTGATTCAATTTTAGACAAAATTTCAAAATCAGGTTACGAAAGTTTATCAAAGGAAGATAAAGATTTTTTATTTAGAGAAGGGAGATCATAATGGGGTTATTAAGTCGTGATAAATTTCGATTGAATTATTTTAATCGTTTCATTTTTACCATCAATCTTTTGGTATTATTTATCGCGTATTCTATTTACTTGAATTATATTTTTAAACCTTCAGAAATTCATTACTTCAATTTTATTTCCATAGGATATCCGATTCTTTTTATTATTGTGATAACATTTATGTTTTATTGGCTATTATTTAGTTGGAGACATTTTATTCTAGTTACTTTATTATCGTTAGGAGCATTTTATCCGATGTATTTATCTTATCCCGTAAAAAACTTATCTAAACAAGTGCATGGAGAAGGACAACTTACGGTTATGAGTTTCAATACCCATGGATTTCGTGCTGATGGAACCAGTGAACTTATCGAGAATAATCTTGCAGATATTATGTTATTGCAAGAATCCCGAGAAAAACAGCAAAAACATTGGAGTGCTAAAAAACTTGATCGCTATTATAAAGAGTATTTTGGATTATTAACCATATATAGTAGATATCCAATTATTAAAACTAATGTCATAGAATCTACAGCTAATACAGGGGCAGGGATGGGAGCTTATGCTGATATTGATTTAGGATTTGATACTGTTCGTGTTATTAATTTATATATGGAACCAATGTACATAGAAAAGGCATTGGTAAAAGACGTCATTACTTCCGATACTGCGGAAGAAATGGAACAAACGAGTAAAAAATTAGAAACAAAATTGGTTAAAGGAATGGTAATGCATCAATCTCAGCTTGATGAATTAATTCCTTTCATTCGTCGATCACCCCATCCTGTTATATTGGGATCTGACCTTAATGCAACTCCTTTATCCTATGAATATTTGAAAATAACCAAATATTTAAATGATTCATACATCATGGCAGGCGAGGGGAATGCTACTACTTTCCATGGGTTTAAGTTTCCCATTCGAATTGATTATTTATTTCATTCTCCAGAATTAGAAGTGGTAGATGCTAAAATTATTCGAAAGAAATTTTCTGATCATTTTCCAGTCATCGTGAACTATAAACTACAATAATAGTATTATATTTATTAAAAATACTATCAATATGTCTCAGAAAGAAGCTTTTGTAAATGAAATACAATCCCGTTACAACTATAAAAACGATAAAATTGTATTAGGGAAAGCAAAGCTGAATGGAGAAGTTGTCGATGAAGCAGAAATCTCGATTGCTTTAAAAACATTGAACCGTCACGGAATGATAGCGGGTGCTACAGGTACGGGGAAAACCAAATCATTACAAATTATTGCTGAACAATTATCATTAAAAGGTGTTCCTTCGTTGGTGATGGATATCAAAGGAGATTTGTCTGGAATAGCAGCAGCTGGGAAAATTGATGATGAAAATATTAAATCACGCCATGATTTACTAAATTTGCCCTTTCAACCGAGTGGTAATCCAACGGAATTATTATCCATTTCAGAAGAACCAGGAGTTCAGTTACGAGCAACAGTTACTGAATTTGGACCGATACTATTCAGTAAAATATTAGAATTAAACGAAACGCAAGAAAGTATTATTTCGATCATTTTTAAATACTGTGAGGATCGTAAACTTCCTTTAATTGATTTAGAAGATGTTCGAAGAGTATTACAATATGTAACAGATTCTAAAGAAGGCAAGGCAGAATTAAATATGAATTACGGAACTATTGCACCTGCATCATTAGGCGCTATATTACGTAAAATCGTTGCATTAGAACAACAAGGCGCGTCAAAGTTTTTTGGAGAACCAAGCTTTGATATTCATGATCTAATGCAAATAAGAGACGGTAAAGGGATTGTAAATGTAATTCGATTAACCGATTTACAGAATTATCCGAATCTTTTCTCAACATTTATGTTGAGTTTATTAAATAAAATTTATTCGCAATTGCCAGAAGCAGGTGATGCGGATCGCCCCAAACTTGTCATTTTTATTGACGAAGCACATTTGATTTTTAAAGAGGCCACAAAAGCACTTTTAAATCAAATAGAAACCATTGTAAAATTAATCCGTTCAAAAGGTGTAGGATTATTTTTTGTAACGCAAGTTCCAGGAGATGTTCCCGATGGGGTTTTAGGGCAGTTAGGATTGAAAGTACAGCATGCTTTAAGAGGATTTACGGCAAAAGATCGTAAACAAATTCAAAAGGCAGTTGAAAATTATCCTATTACTGAATATTATAAAGCAGATGAGGTCATCACTCAGTTGGGGATCGGAGAAGCATTTGTGACCGCA from Faecalibacter sp. LW9 encodes:
- a CDS encoding rhomboid family intramembrane serine protease, with the translated sequence MLNGILDDLKLKFNTGNIATKIIYINVVIFFSLFILDGLLKLGIRDFLELPRLEQGFLEQPWSLFTYSWLHWDFLHLAMNMILLYFVAQLFLRFFRDQNLLTFYLFGAIAGGILFLLFPIKSSNLLAGSSAGIYALLFAVISYNPKLPVRMVLIPSSFPILYFGYVFIGIDLLQIILKSSNLGGSISHLGGMAFGYLYMKQFEKGNDFLGNIVSKGLNLFSQKERKTTFKTYKNKHTTTNQTKPKTDYEFNHQKIEKQKRIDSILDKISKSGYESLSKEDKDFLFREGRS
- a CDS encoding endonuclease/exonuclease/phosphatase family protein, whose translation is MGLLSRDKFRLNYFNRFIFTINLLVLFIAYSIYLNYIFKPSEIHYFNFISIGYPILFIIVITFMFYWLLFSWRHFILVTLLSLGAFYPMYLSYPVKNLSKQVHGEGQLTVMSFNTHGFRADGTSELIENNLADIMLLQESREKQQKHWSAKKLDRYYKEYFGLLTIYSRYPIIKTNVIESTANTGAGMGAYADIDLGFDTVRVINLYMEPMYIEKALVKDVITSDTAEEMEQTSKKLETKLVKGMVMHQSQLDELIPFIRRSPHPVILGSDLNATPLSYEYLKITKYLNDSYIMAGEGNATTFHGFKFPIRIDYLFHSPELEVVDAKIIRKKFSDHFPVIVNYKLQ
- a CDS encoding helicase HerA-like domain-containing protein, which produces MSQKEAFVNEIQSRYNYKNDKIVLGKAKLNGEVVDEAEISIALKTLNRHGMIAGATGTGKTKSLQIIAEQLSLKGVPSLVMDIKGDLSGIAAAGKIDDENIKSRHDLLNLPFQPSGNPTELLSISEEPGVQLRATVTEFGPILFSKILELNETQESIISIIFKYCEDRKLPLIDLEDVRRVLQYVTDSKEGKAELNMNYGTIAPASLGAILRKIVALEQQGASKFFGEPSFDIHDLMQIRDGKGIVNVIRLTDLQNYPNLFSTFMLSLLNKIYSQLPEAGDADRPKLVIFIDEAHLIFKEATKALLNQIETIVKLIRSKGVGLFFVTQVPGDVPDGVLGQLGLKVQHALRGFTAKDRKQIQKAVENYPITEYYKADEVITQLGIGEAFVTALDEKGIPTPLAYTFMRSPNSRMDVLTSEEIESIVNNSSLVKKYADSIDRHSANEMLQKKLEEQAQVASQPSKPSTRRTTVPKEKDWTENKMVREVGRTATRKLIDWGMKLLMNAMKGKK